One Cellulosimicrobium protaetiae genomic region harbors:
- a CDS encoding isochorismate synthase yields MTAEPSATAAQPRPGPSIVVRTTRIPDLPGGLDALVDLLPDVRPLAWVRRGDGIVGWGEALRLETWGPGRFADAESAWHETLARAVVRDEVGLPGTGPVAFGSFAFDDSAPGDDSHDPVRAGGVLVVPRVVVGRRDGRAWLTTVDTAGSLSSSPSDALLRTPREPVTAPGDVAWHDGALGPDDWAAVVAEGVERIRSGALEKVVLARDVVAHTAEPVDPRWLLARLTRAYEACWTFSVDGLVGATPELLVRSEKGLVTSRVLAGTIRRGGLSDDEALLRSAQLARSSKDLEEHEYAVRSVAQALAPFCSSMNVPDAPFVLHLPNVMHLASDVTAVLARGAAAPGSSGGTAAGPTSLALAAALHPSAAVCGTPTSVARDLVREIEGMDRGRYAGPVGWLGADGDGEWGIALRSAELSATDPRSVRLFAGCGIVAASDPAAEVAESEAKLEPMRYALGGT; encoded by the coding sequence ATGACTGCAGAACCGTCGGCCACGGCCGCACAGCCCCGTCCCGGGCCGAGCATCGTCGTGCGGACCACCCGGATCCCCGACCTGCCCGGCGGCCTCGACGCCCTCGTGGACCTCCTGCCCGACGTGCGCCCGCTCGCGTGGGTGCGGCGCGGCGACGGGATCGTGGGCTGGGGCGAGGCGCTGCGTCTCGAGACGTGGGGCCCCGGCCGGTTCGCCGACGCCGAGTCCGCGTGGCACGAGACCCTCGCCCGCGCCGTCGTGCGCGACGAGGTCGGCCTGCCCGGGACGGGACCCGTCGCGTTCGGGTCGTTCGCGTTCGACGACTCCGCCCCCGGTGACGACTCCCACGACCCCGTCCGCGCGGGCGGGGTGCTCGTCGTCCCGCGCGTGGTCGTCGGCAGGCGCGACGGCCGCGCGTGGCTCACGACCGTCGACACGGCCGGGTCGCTCTCGTCCTCCCCGTCGGACGCCCTCCTGCGCACGCCGCGCGAGCCCGTGACCGCCCCGGGCGACGTCGCGTGGCACGACGGCGCCCTGGGCCCCGACGACTGGGCCGCCGTCGTGGCGGAGGGTGTCGAGCGCATCCGATCGGGCGCCCTCGAGAAGGTCGTCCTGGCGCGCGACGTCGTCGCGCACACGGCCGAGCCCGTCGACCCGCGCTGGCTGCTCGCGCGGCTGACGAGGGCGTACGAGGCGTGCTGGACGTTCTCCGTCGACGGCCTCGTCGGCGCGACGCCCGAGCTGCTGGTCCGCAGCGAGAAAGGGCTCGTCACGTCGCGCGTGCTCGCGGGGACGATCCGGCGCGGGGGCCTGTCCGACGACGAGGCGCTCCTGCGGTCGGCCCAGCTCGCCCGGTCCTCGAAGGACCTCGAGGAGCACGAGTACGCCGTGCGGTCGGTCGCGCAGGCGCTGGCACCGTTCTGCTCGTCCATGAACGTCCCCGACGCGCCGTTCGTGCTCCACCTGCCGAACGTCATGCACCTCGCGTCGGACGTGACCGCGGTCCTCGCCCGGGGCGCGGCGGCACCCGGCTCCTCGGGGGGCACGGCGGCGGGGCCCACGAGCCTCGCGCTCGCCGCGGCCCTGCACCCCTCGGCGGCCGTGTGCGGGACGCCGACGAGCGTCGCGCGCGACCTCGTCCGCGAGATCGAGGGCATGGACCGCGGCCGGTACGCGGGACCCGTCGGGTGGCTGGGAGCGGACGGCGACGGCGAGTGGGGCATCGCGCTGCGCTCGGCCGAGCTGTCGGCGACCGACCCGCGCTCGGTCCGCCTGTTCGCGGGGTGCGGGATCGTCGCGGCGTCCGACCCTGCCGCGGAGGTCGCCGAGTCCGAGGCGAAGCTGGAACCCATGCGCTACGCGCTCGGCGGGACCTGA
- a CDS encoding demethylmenaquinone methyltransferase, giving the protein MPRANLDKKPSEVASMFDGIASRYDLTNDIMSFGQDRAWRRATVRAVGALPGEKVLDLAAGTGTSSEPFADDGVRVVPCDFSFGMLQVGKERRPDLPFVAGDATRLPFADGTFDAVTISFGLRNVVDTEGALREMLRVVRPGGRVVICEFSTPTWAPFRVLYQEYLVQALPRIAAAVTREGGSYQYLAESIAAWPDQAGLGRLLLRAGWEKVAYRNLSGGIVALHRGTRSA; this is encoded by the coding sequence ATGCCCCGCGCCAACCTGGACAAGAAGCCCTCCGAGGTCGCGTCGATGTTCGACGGGATCGCCTCGCGCTACGACCTGACGAACGACATCATGTCGTTCGGCCAGGACCGTGCCTGGCGCCGGGCGACGGTGCGCGCGGTCGGCGCGCTGCCGGGGGAGAAGGTCCTCGACCTCGCGGCCGGGACCGGGACGTCGTCCGAGCCGTTCGCCGACGACGGGGTGCGCGTGGTGCCGTGCGACTTCTCGTTCGGCATGCTCCAGGTCGGCAAGGAGCGTCGTCCCGACCTCCCGTTCGTCGCGGGGGACGCGACGCGCCTGCCGTTCGCGGACGGCACGTTCGACGCGGTGACGATCTCGTTCGGGCTGCGCAACGTCGTCGACACCGAGGGCGCGCTGCGCGAGATGCTGCGTGTCGTGCGGCCGGGCGGGCGCGTGGTGATCTGCGAGTTCTCGACGCCGACGTGGGCGCCGTTCCGCGTCCTCTACCAGGAGTACCTCGTCCAGGCGCTGCCGCGCATCGCCGCCGCGGTCACGCGCGAGGGCGGCTCGTACCAGTACCTCGCGGAGTCCATCGCGGCCTGGCCCGACCAGGCCGGGCTCGGCCGGCTCCTGCTGCGCGCGGGCTGGGAGAAGGTCGCCTACCGCAACCTCTCCGGCGGGATCGTCGCGCTGCACCGGGGCACGCGCTCCGCGTAG
- a CDS encoding geranylgeranyl reductase family protein: MGARLDDADVIVVGAGPAGSAAAHYCAAAGLSVLLLEKSSFPRDKICGDGLTPRAVAELVRMGVPTRAEDGWIRNQGLRVVASGRSWELAWPDLASYPSYGMARARHSFDRTLAEHAQRTGAKLLERTAVAGPVLDERTGRVVGVTARPVDDKGRRAGDEVTYRAPVVIAADGVSSRFALALGLARREDRPIGVAVRTYFRTPRHDDPWMESHLELWDGKPRESNLLPGYGWIFSLGDGTANVGLGSVSSTPARQSAANVDYKDLFATWMRNAPAEWEFTEENRLAPVRGAALPMGFNRSPLYTRGVLLVGDSGGMVSPFNGEGIAYAMQAGRAAADVVAQSRVRLTDGGRERALQTYPRIMRRELGGYYTLGRYFVKLIEHPEIMRICTRYGLPRPVVMRFVLKLLSDCYEPRGGDWVDRVIAGLTRVVPSS; the protein is encoded by the coding sequence GTGGGCGCGAGGCTCGACGACGCCGACGTCATCGTCGTGGGCGCGGGCCCGGCCGGCTCCGCGGCGGCCCACTACTGCGCCGCCGCCGGGCTGAGCGTCCTCCTCCTGGAGAAGTCGTCGTTCCCGCGCGACAAGATCTGCGGCGACGGCCTCACCCCGCGCGCGGTCGCCGAGCTCGTCCGCATGGGCGTCCCGACGCGCGCCGAGGACGGCTGGATCCGCAACCAGGGCCTGCGCGTCGTCGCGAGCGGCCGCTCGTGGGAGCTCGCGTGGCCCGACCTCGCGTCGTACCCGAGCTACGGCATGGCCCGTGCCCGCCACTCGTTCGACCGCACGCTCGCCGAGCACGCGCAGCGCACGGGGGCCAAGCTCCTGGAGCGCACCGCGGTCGCCGGCCCGGTGCTCGACGAGCGCACCGGCCGCGTCGTCGGCGTCACCGCTCGCCCCGTGGACGACAAGGGCCGGCGCGCGGGCGACGAGGTCACCTACCGCGCGCCCGTCGTCATCGCCGCCGACGGCGTCTCGTCGCGCTTCGCGCTCGCGCTCGGCCTCGCGCGGCGCGAGGACCGCCCGATCGGCGTCGCCGTCCGCACGTACTTCCGCACCCCGCGCCACGACGACCCGTGGATGGAGTCGCACCTCGAGCTGTGGGACGGCAAGCCGCGCGAGTCGAACCTGCTGCCGGGCTACGGCTGGATCTTCTCGCTCGGGGACGGGACGGCGAACGTCGGGCTCGGCTCGGTGAGCTCGACCCCGGCGCGCCAGTCCGCCGCGAACGTCGACTACAAGGACCTCTTCGCCACGTGGATGCGCAACGCGCCCGCGGAGTGGGAGTTCACCGAGGAGAACCGGCTCGCCCCCGTGCGCGGCGCGGCGCTCCCCATGGGCTTCAACCGGTCCCCGCTCTACACGCGCGGCGTGCTGCTCGTGGGCGACTCGGGCGGCATGGTCAGCCCGTTCAACGGCGAGGGCATCGCCTATGCGATGCAGGCCGGGCGGGCGGCGGCCGACGTCGTCGCCCAGTCGCGCGTGCGGCTCACCGACGGCGGTCGCGAGCGCGCGCTGCAGACGTACCCGCGGATCATGCGCCGCGAGCTGGGCGGCTACTACACGCTCGGCCGGTACTTCGTGAAGCTCATCGAGCACCCCGAGATCATGCGGATCTGCACGCGCTACGGGCTCCCGCGGCCGGTGGTCATGCGGTTCGTCCTCAAGCTCCTGTCCGACTGCTACGAGCCCCGCGGCGGCGACTGGGTCGACCGCGTCATCGCGGGGC